One genomic region from Sciurus carolinensis chromosome 2, mSciCar1.2, whole genome shotgun sequence encodes:
- the Nipa2 gene encoding magnesium transporter NIPA2, whose translation MSPGRGKYDFYIGLGLAMTSSIFIGGSFILKKKGLLRLARKGSMRAGQGGHAYLKEWLWWAGLLSMGAGEVANFAAYAFAPATLVTPLGALSVLVSAILSSYFLNERLNLHGKIGCLLSILGSTVMVIHAPKEEEIETLNEMSHKLGDPGFVVFATLVVIVSLILIFVVGPRHGQTNILVYITICSVIGAFSVSCVKGLGIAIKELLAGKPVLRHPLAWILLLSLVVCVSTQINYLNRALDIFNTSIVTPIYYVFFTTSVLTCSAILFKEWQDMPADDIIGTLSGFFTIIVGIFLLHAFKDVSFSLASLPVSFRKDDKAMNGNLSTMYEVLNNNEESLSCGIEQHTGENISRRNGNLTAF comes from the exons ATGAGCCCAGGGCGTGGAAAATATGATTTCTATATTGGTTTGGGATTGGCTATGACCTCCAGCATTTTCATAGGAGGgagtttcattttgaaaaaaaaaggccTTCTGCGACTTGCCAGAAAAGGCTCCATGAGAGCAG GTCAAGGTGGCCATGCATATCTTAAAGAATGGTTGTGGTGGGCTGGACTACTGTCAA TGGGGGCAGGCGAGGTGGCCAACTTTGCTGCATATGCCTTTGCACCAGCCACACTAGTGACGCCACTGGGAGCTCTCAGCGTCCTCGTAAG TGCCATTCTGTCTTCATACTTTCTAAATGAAAGACTTAATCTTCATGGGAAAATTGGATGTTTGCTAAGCATTCTAGGGTCTACAGTTATGGTCATCCATGCTCCAAAGGAAGAGGAGATTGAGACCTTAAATGAAATGTCACACAAGTTAGGTGAtccag GTTTTGTAGTATTTGCAACACTTGTGGTCATTGTGTCCTTGATATTAATCTTTGTGGTGGGACCTCGCCACGGACAGACAAATATTCTTGTATACATAACAATCTGCTCTGTGATTGGAGCATTTTCAGTCTCCTGTGTGAAGGGCTTGGGCATCGCCATCAAAGAACTGTTGGCTGGAAAGCCTGTGCTGCGGCATCCCCTGGCCTGGATTCTGCTGCTGAGCCTCGTAGTCTGTGTGAGCACACAGATCAATTACCTAAACCGGGCCCTGGACATATTCAACACTTCCATCGTGACACCAATATATTACGTTTTCTTTACAACCTCAGTTTTAACTTGTTCAGCTATTCTTTTTAAGGAGTGGCAAGATATGCCTGCTGATGATATCATTGGGACTCTGAGTGGCTTCTTCACAATCATTGTGGGGATATTCTTGTTGCATGCCTTTAAAGACGTCAGCTTTAGTCTAGCAAGTCTGCCTGTGTCTTTTCGAAAAGATGATAAAGCAATGAATGGCAATCTCTCTACTATGTATGAAGTTCTTAATAATAACGAAGAAAGCTTATCCTGTGGAATTGAACAACACACTGGTGAGAATATCTCCCGGAGAAATGGAAATCTGAcggctttttaa